The Vicia villosa cultivar HV-30 ecotype Madison, WI linkage group LG1, Vvil1.0, whole genome shotgun sequence genome includes a region encoding these proteins:
- the LOC131599896 gene encoding uncharacterized protein LOC131599896, producing the protein MGKRNDEKRKSVKKKISDTVTPSQHLPYPHAPLKKDNVRQHARFMDIFKQLHVNIPFAEALEQMPKYAKFMKNMLTKKKRYTDKETVLLDAHCSAMIQRNTPRKESDPGRVTLPLTIGSNYTGNGLIDLGSSINLIPLSIVKRLGNIVMKPTRMTLQLADKSITSPYGMAQDILVKVDKFFFPVDFMVVDMEEDCEGLMKVRVQDEEVKFNLFEAKKHPKNKKGIFLIDATEGELKDAENQVHKDKMKASHDRNINHKEFQVGKMVLLCKSRPKLFPGKGKSKWSGPFVVKEVCNYGAIMVESPKTNESWTINGKRLKDYFGGVEQHAPFLSP; encoded by the exons ATGGGGAAAAGGAATGATGAGAAAAGGAAAAGTGTTAAGAAAAAAATATCAGATACTGTAACCCCAAGTCAACATCTACCATATCCCCACGCTCCGTTAAAGAAGGATAATGTTAGGCAACATGCAAGGTTTATGGACATATTTAAACAACTTCATGTAAATATTCCATTTGCCGAAGCGTTGGAGCAAATGCCCAAGtatgctaaattcatgaagaacatgctcacaaagaaaaagaggTACACGGACAAAGAGACAGTGTTGCTCGATGCCCATTGTAGTGCCATGATCCAAAGGAatactccaagaaaggaatccgatccgggaCGAGTCACCTTGCCATTAACTATTGGAAGTAATTACACTGGTAATGGTTTGATTGATCTAGGGTCTAGCATCAAtttaatccctttatccattgtcaagagATTGGGGAATATTGTAATGAAGCCTACTAGGATGACATTGCAACTAGCCGATAAGTCTATCACTTCACCGTATGGAATGGCTCAAGATATCCTAGTAAAAgtggacaaattctttttcccggtggATTTTATGGTAGTTGACATGGAGGAAGATTGTGAG GGGCTCATGaaagtaagggtgcaagatgaagaggtaaagtttaATCTTTTCGAAGCCAAGAAGCATCCTAAGAACAAGAAGGGTATTTTCCTAATCGATGCCACCGAAGGAGAACTCAAAGATGCCGAAAATCAAGTTCATAAAGACAAAATGAAAGCATCTCATGATAGAAACATCAACCACAAAGAATTTCAAGTTGGAAAAATGGTGCTCTTGTGCAAATCAAGACCCAAGTTATTTCCGGGTAAAGGGAAGTcaaaatggtcgggaccatttgtgGTAAAAGAGGTATGCAATTATGGAGCCATTATGGTAGAGAGTCCTAAGACAAATGAGAGTTGGACCATTAATGGAAAACGGTTGAAAGATTacttcgggggagtggagcaacatgcaccATTTTTAAGTCCTTGA